From Deltaproteobacteria bacterium, the proteins below share one genomic window:
- a CDS encoding acyl-CoA/acyl-ACP dehydrogenase yields the protein MNLDFTSEHEMLKDAATRFLTKECPYARVKELEESQDGYSPELWQKTAELGWLGLLFPEEYGGYAGQFVDMVIIQEAIGRAVYPSPFFSTILQCGLTILEGGTEDQKKDLLPQIAEGSLIMALAQYEEDGSYYPQDINLKAEAQGDDYILSGTKLFVMDANVAHKLIVAAKTDNEEVTLFLVDANDPNVAISKMPTIGKDNNCEVIFNDVKVPKANIIGSPGNGKETLEKMNAKAAVAKAAEIVGGCKACIDITAEYAKQREQYGKPIGGFQVIQHYMANMLLEYDTTYNYLYRVACMIDEGEDFARDASALKACANEVYKFISERAAQIHGGIGTTREGDIGLFYRKAKSCEYMCGDTDFHYEEVFARLLEQGPM from the coding sequence ATGAATCTGGATTTTACATCGGAACATGAGATGTTGAAGGACGCAGCCACGAGGTTTTTGACGAAAGAATGCCCCTATGCTCGGGTGAAGGAATTGGAGGAGAGTCAAGACGGATATTCGCCAGAACTGTGGCAAAAAACGGCCGAGCTCGGATGGCTGGGATTACTGTTTCCTGAAGAATACGGAGGATACGCCGGACAGTTCGTAGATATGGTCATTATTCAGGAGGCCATCGGCCGGGCGGTTTATCCAAGTCCTTTTTTCTCCACCATACTCCAATGCGGGCTCACTATCCTGGAAGGAGGCACCGAAGATCAAAAAAAGGACCTTCTACCCCAGATTGCGGAAGGCAGCCTGATCATGGCCCTGGCTCAATATGAAGAGGATGGCAGTTATTATCCCCAAGACATCAACCTGAAGGCTGAGGCTCAAGGGGACGATTATATCTTAAGTGGGACCAAATTGTTCGTGATGGATGCCAACGTGGCGCACAAACTCATTGTGGCCGCCAAGACAGATAATGAGGAGGTAACGCTTTTCCTCGTTGATGCCAATGATCCGAATGTCGCCATCAGTAAAATGCCCACCATTGGCAAAGACAATAACTGTGAGGTTATTTTCAACGACGTCAAAGTACCAAAGGCGAATATCATTGGCTCGCCTGGCAATGGAAAAGAAACCCTGGAGAAAATGAACGCCAAGGCGGCCGTGGCCAAGGCGGCCGAAATAGTTGGAGGCTGCAAGGCCTGTATTGATATCACGGCTGAATATGCCAAGCAGAGGGAACAATATGGCAAGCCAATCGGCGGTTTCCAGGTCATACAGCATTATATGGCCAACATGTTGTTGGAATACGACACCACATATAATTATCTGTATCGAGTCGCCTGTATGATAGATGAAGGCGAGGATTTTGCCAGAGATGCTTCAGCCTTGAAGGCCTGTGCAAATGAGGTTTATAAATTCATCAGTGAAAGAGCCGCCCAGATCCATGGCGGTATCGGGACAACCAGGGAAGGCGATATCGGGCTTTTTTATCGAAAAGCCAAATCCTGCGAGTACATGTGCGGTGATACGGATTTCCATTATGAGGAAGTCTTTGCAAGGTTACTCGAGCAGGGGCCAATGTAA
- a CDS encoding acyl-CoA dehydrogenase family protein, whose product MDYKLTEEQQALKKEFEDFFREEMKDAPPAYQKNALEAMYGDDDGWQFHKSMQKKLAEKGWFTMAWPKEYGGREAPIIEQLIFSEVHAYYRAPGIDGFGVGMFAPTLMQFANEEQKERLLPPIARGEVNYCQAWSEPNAGSDLAALTTTAIKEGDHYVVNGQKVWTTGAHRADRMFLLARTDPSQKRSSGLSVFNVNMSIPGIEVRPIHYMDGTHLYNEIFFSDVIIPEHDRIGPEHEGWKSTRATMNFERSSVGSYASAKRSLEELLEYVKTTKRGGRLLYENPMVRQKLAKLYIDIERGRDLAYRVAWNQGKGNFLVSATGASESKVFGTELFQRLANFATEIMGLHGQLGSSKWAPLDGVMSDAYQWSLGMNIAAGSSEIQRNIIAWVGVGLPRFK is encoded by the coding sequence ATGGATTACAAATTGACAGAAGAACAACAAGCCCTGAAAAAAGAATTTGAGGATTTTTTCAGGGAGGAAATGAAGGACGCACCGCCGGCATACCAAAAGAATGCCTTGGAGGCAATGTATGGCGACGATGACGGCTGGCAGTTCCATAAATCTATGCAAAAAAAGCTTGCGGAAAAGGGCTGGTTTACGATGGCCTGGCCAAAGGAGTACGGCGGCCGGGAGGCCCCGATCATCGAACAGCTTATCTTCAGTGAGGTTCACGCCTACTATCGTGCTCCAGGCATAGACGGTTTTGGTGTGGGAATGTTTGCGCCAACCCTGATGCAATTTGCCAATGAGGAACAGAAAGAAAGATTACTGCCTCCAATCGCTCGAGGTGAGGTGAATTACTGCCAGGCCTGGAGTGAACCCAATGCCGGATCGGATCTGGCCGCGCTTACAACGACTGCGATTAAAGAAGGCGATCACTATGTAGTAAACGGCCAAAAGGTCTGGACCACCGGCGCTCACAGGGCTGACCGTATGTTTCTTTTGGCCCGGACAGACCCTTCCCAGAAAAGGAGTTCCGGCCTTTCAGTATTCAACGTAAATATGAGCATCCCGGGAATTGAGGTGCGGCCCATACATTACATGGACGGGACACACCTGTATAATGAGATCTTTTTTTCAGATGTTATTATCCCGGAACATGACCGTATAGGCCCGGAGCACGAGGGATGGAAATCAACCCGGGCCACCATGAATTTTGAAAGATCGAGCGTGGGTTCTTATGCCTCTGCTAAACGGTCGCTTGAAGAACTCCTCGAGTATGTAAAAACCACCAAAAGAGGTGGGAGACTCCTCTATGAGAATCCTATGGTCAGACAAAAGCTAGCCAAGTTATACATTGACATCGAACGCGGGCGAGACCTGGCTTATAGAGTTGCCTGGAACCAGGGAAAAGGAAACTTTCTTGTTTCAGCCACCGGCGCATCTGAATCAAAGGTTTTTGGCACTGAACTTTTTCAGCGTCTGGCCAATTTTGCCACAGAGATTATGGGCCTGCATGGTCAACTGGGCTCTTCCAAATGGGCCCCGCTTGACGGTGTAATGTCCGATGCCTATCAGTGGTCTCTGGGGATGAACATAGCGGCTGGCTCCTCTGAAATTCAGCGCAATATCATCGCCTGGGTTGGTGTCGGTCTCCCAAGGTTTAAATAA